A part of Microbacterium terregens genomic DNA contains:
- a CDS encoding DUF2004 domain-containing protein: MAIEHDYFGLLESGPDGSIFWSENVDLGDQTVTVDLTAPDQDDVSEAALDVAASLISSIESIDHTARNAMVSELDDRTSEVIEYILHQQATLGDDLEELLVDISGDTQVDVIRSLQLMSMTILADEHGGADPFAVLEYALDPDATDDVLLVNLDSDGAILSVTSAD, encoded by the coding sequence ATGGCGATTGAGCACGATTACTTCGGACTCCTGGAGTCCGGCCCCGACGGGTCGATCTTCTGGTCCGAGAACGTCGATCTCGGGGATCAGACGGTGACCGTCGATCTCACGGCGCCCGACCAGGACGATGTGTCCGAGGCTGCCCTGGATGTCGCGGCGAGCCTGATCTCATCGATCGAGTCGATCGATCACACGGCCCGCAACGCGATGGTGTCCGAGCTCGATGACCGCACGAGTGAGGTGATCGAGTACATCCTGCACCAGCAGGCGACGCTCGGTGACGACCTCGAAGAGCTGCTGGTCGACATCTCCGGCGACACGCAGGTCGATGTGATCCGTTCCCTGCAGCTGATGAGCATGACGATCCTCGCCGATGAGCACGGCGGGGCCGACCCGTTCGCGGTACTCGAGTACGCGCTGGACCCCGACGCCACCGACGATGTCCTCCTGGTCAATCTGGACTCGGACGGCGCGATCCTCTCGGTCACCAGCGCCGACTGA
- the ftsY gene encoding signal recognition particle-docking protein FtsY: MAEKWSLGGALRGMFVRPTIDETTWDDLETALLTADFGPDITERIVDELREKVERYRTTDPRDLQRMLKETLEEHFAKFDTTLHLTERPAVVLVVGVNGVGKTTTIGKFAKFLQRYGRSVVVGAADTFRAAAVDQLATWAERGGAAIVRPQHEGQDPASVAFQTIEYAQRTGTEIVLVDTAGRLHTKGGLMDELGKIRRVIEKRAPISEVLLVLDATTGQNGVLQAQAFLEHAGVTGLVLTKLDGSARGGFVLAVQERTGIPVKLLGQGEGIGDLTGFTPHVFAAALVD, translated from the coding sequence ATGGCAGAGAAGTGGTCCCTGGGCGGCGCATTGCGCGGCATGTTCGTGCGCCCGACGATCGATGAGACGACGTGGGACGACCTCGAGACGGCGCTGCTGACCGCGGACTTCGGTCCCGACATCACGGAGCGCATCGTGGACGAGCTGCGTGAAAAGGTCGAGCGCTATCGGACGACCGACCCGCGCGACCTGCAGCGGATGCTCAAGGAAACGCTCGAAGAGCACTTCGCGAAGTTCGACACCACCCTGCATCTGACCGAGCGCCCGGCGGTGGTGCTGGTGGTCGGCGTGAACGGCGTCGGAAAGACCACGACGATCGGCAAGTTCGCCAAGTTCCTGCAGCGCTATGGCCGCAGCGTGGTCGTCGGCGCGGCCGACACCTTCCGGGCCGCCGCCGTCGACCAACTCGCGACATGGGCCGAGCGCGGGGGAGCGGCGATCGTCCGCCCGCAGCACGAAGGGCAGGACCCGGCATCCGTCGCCTTTCAGACGATCGAATACGCACAGCGCACCGGGACCGAGATCGTGCTCGTTGACACCGCCGGCCGCCTGCACACCAAGGGCGGCCTGATGGACGAGCTCGGCAAGATCCGGCGCGTGATCGAAAAACGGGCCCCGATCAGCGAGGTGCTGCTCGTGCTGGACGCGACCACCGGGCAGAACGGGGTCCTGCAGGCACAGGCGTTCCTGGAGCACGCCGGTGTCACCGGGCTGGTGCTCACCAAGTTGGACGGTTCGGCGCGGGGCGGGTTCGTCCTCGCCGTGCAGGAGCGGACAGGCATCCCGGTCAAGCTCCTCGGGCAGGGCGAGGGCATCGGCGACCTCACCGGCTTCACCCCGCACGTCTTTGCCGCGGCCCTGGTCGATTGA
- a CDS encoding DUF4062 domain-containing protein, which translates to MFVSSTLAELAEERAAVARAIESLGLSPVMFELGARPHPPQELYRAYLAQSDIFIGLYWESYGWIGPNMDISGLEDEFRLSGPRPRLLYLKAPAPARQPRLSAMIDEIREQGTDAYRTFHTAKELRRLVRSDLALLLSERFVSGAGARAGRPLSEPETHSDRTLPITSTSLIGREDDIEAVLALLDAPDVRMVTLSGAGGLGKTRIAIAVGEAIDARNEMRVVFAPLAATAEASAVIPRVASAAGASIEGMRSARDALIDRIADERTLLILDNLEQVAAVGPELHDLLAHCPGLKILTTSRTVLRIRAEHEYAVGPLAVPAPAEQLTRDEALALPAVQLFVDRAVAVRRGFVLTAENSGAVLQICRRLDGVPLAIELAAARIRLLEPDALLSRLEHVLDAFGAGPVDLPERQRTLRATVEWSVGLLDEAQRGLLATLSVFADGWTIAAAAEVCSEDEDRTLDLLDALAGHSLVSVDAAGAEPRFRMLSTVREFAGELLRGPARDEVELRHAECFSRLVESEGPPEELVEWTDRLAADEENIRVAIRWLFAHDVTRLPHLLRTLWLFWQMHDRMSEGRDWARELYGRVDLRALDLRAAAELTFITSVTAVEVGDDDGALGTIEPLQRLIGEVDDPGLRSLLWLAVSWALPITGDVTGALNAANAAYEGFAGNRDPFVAAAALTVGMVRMSLGDDESARPYLLEVDQLGSRFDLQWLTSSARTHLAVIDVQAGDHDAARRQLRRVMADLDTGRTATLTACQILYAFGRLSAAEAVPAAAVTAIGAMDGLRARAGRVPWPNSRRGEADLRARMSEQVDPEEWDAAYAAGHEMRMKDALGLVRHDVEDAPTS; encoded by the coding sequence GTGTTCGTCAGTTCCACGCTCGCGGAACTCGCCGAGGAGCGCGCAGCGGTCGCCCGAGCCATCGAGTCGCTGGGCCTGAGTCCCGTGATGTTCGAGCTGGGCGCAAGGCCCCACCCGCCGCAGGAGCTGTACCGGGCATATCTGGCGCAGTCGGACATCTTCATCGGGCTGTACTGGGAGAGTTACGGATGGATCGGGCCGAACATGGACATCTCCGGCCTCGAGGACGAGTTCCGTCTCTCCGGCCCCCGCCCCCGACTGCTGTATCTCAAGGCGCCGGCGCCGGCTCGGCAGCCGCGGCTGAGCGCGATGATCGACGAGATCCGTGAACAGGGCACGGATGCCTACCGCACGTTCCACACGGCGAAGGAGCTGCGCCGCCTGGTGCGCAGCGATCTTGCGCTGCTGCTGAGCGAGCGGTTCGTCAGCGGCGCCGGCGCCCGAGCCGGAAGACCGCTTTCCGAGCCGGAGACGCACAGCGACCGCACACTGCCGATCACCTCGACCTCGCTGATCGGACGCGAGGACGACATCGAGGCCGTCCTCGCGCTGCTGGATGCGCCCGACGTTCGGATGGTGACTCTCAGTGGCGCAGGCGGCCTGGGCAAGACACGGATCGCGATCGCGGTCGGCGAGGCGATCGACGCGCGTAACGAGATGCGCGTGGTGTTCGCGCCGCTCGCGGCGACGGCCGAGGCTTCCGCGGTCATCCCTCGCGTGGCGTCGGCCGCAGGCGCCTCGATCGAGGGGATGCGGTCAGCCCGAGACGCACTGATCGACCGGATTGCCGACGAACGCACGCTGCTGATCCTGGACAACCTGGAGCAGGTCGCGGCCGTCGGCCCCGAGCTGCACGATCTTCTCGCACACTGCCCGGGGCTGAAGATCCTGACCACCAGCCGCACCGTTCTTCGCATTCGCGCAGAGCATGAATACGCAGTCGGACCGCTCGCGGTGCCCGCGCCCGCTGAGCAGCTGACGCGGGACGAGGCGCTGGCGCTTCCTGCCGTGCAGCTGTTCGTCGATCGCGCCGTCGCCGTCCGTCGGGGCTTCGTGTTGACTGCCGAGAACAGCGGCGCCGTGCTGCAGATCTGCCGGCGGCTGGATGGCGTTCCGCTGGCGATCGAGCTCGCGGCGGCGCGGATCCGACTGCTGGAGCCTGACGCGCTGCTCTCGCGCCTGGAGCACGTGCTGGACGCCTTCGGCGCCGGCCCTGTCGACCTGCCCGAGCGGCAGAGGACTCTGCGTGCCACCGTCGAGTGGAGCGTCGGACTGCTCGACGAGGCGCAGCGGGGCCTGCTGGCGACACTGTCCGTCTTCGCCGACGGCTGGACCATCGCCGCGGCCGCCGAGGTGTGCAGCGAAGACGAGGACCGCACGCTCGATCTGCTGGATGCCCTCGCCGGCCACAGCCTGGTCAGCGTCGACGCGGCCGGAGCGGAGCCGCGCTTCCGGATGCTGTCGACGGTGCGCGAGTTCGCCGGTGAGCTGCTGCGGGGCCCGGCGCGAGATGAGGTGGAGCTTCGCCACGCCGAGTGCTTCTCCAGGCTCGTGGAGAGCGAGGGCCCGCCGGAAGAGCTCGTCGAATGGACCGATCGACTGGCCGCGGACGAGGAGAACATCCGCGTCGCGATCCGCTGGCTGTTCGCCCACGACGTGACCCGGCTCCCGCACCTGCTGCGCACCCTGTGGTTGTTCTGGCAGATGCACGATCGGATGTCCGAAGGACGCGACTGGGCACGCGAACTCTACGGCCGCGTCGATCTGCGCGCGCTGGACCTCCGCGCAGCCGCCGAGTTGACCTTCATCACGTCCGTCACCGCGGTCGAGGTCGGCGATGACGACGGGGCACTCGGGACGATCGAGCCCCTGCAGCGGCTGATCGGCGAGGTGGATGACCCGGGACTGCGCAGCCTCTTGTGGCTCGCCGTCTCCTGGGCGCTGCCGATCACCGGTGACGTCACCGGCGCCTTGAACGCGGCGAACGCGGCGTACGAAGGTTTCGCCGGGAATCGCGACCCGTTCGTCGCCGCCGCGGCACTCACGGTCGGGATGGTGAGGATGTCGTTGGGCGATGACGAGTCAGCGCGGCCGTATCTCCTGGAGGTGGACCAGCTCGGATCCCGCTTCGACCTGCAGTGGCTCACATCGAGCGCGCGCACCCACCTCGCGGTCATCGACGTGCAGGCCGGCGATCATGATGCCGCGCGGCGTCAGCTCCGCCGCGTGATGGCCGACCTCGACACGGGTCGTACCGCGACTCTGACGGCGTGCCAGATCCTCTATGCCTTCGGTCGTCTGTCTGCCGCCGAGGCCGTTCCTGCTGCGGCCGTCACCGCGATCGGTGCCATGGACGGGCTCCGCGCTCGGGCCGGCAGAGTGCCATGGCCGAACTCGCGGCGGGGCGAGGCCGATCTGCGCGCCCGCATGTCGGAGCAGGTCGACCCGGAGGAGTGGGATGCCGCGTACGCGGCCGGGCACGAGATGCGCATGAAGGATGCGCTCGGCCTCGTTCGCCACGACGTCGAGGACGCGCCGACTTCCTAG
- the smc gene encoding chromosome segregation protein SMC — protein sequence MHLKSLTLKGFKSFAQPTTFAFEQGVTCIVGPNGSGKSNVVDALAWVMGEQGAKTLRGGKMEDVIFAGTATRGPLGRAEVQLTIDNGDGALPIDYSEVTISRTLFRNGASEYAINGGVCRLLDVQELLSDSGLGREMHVIVGQGRLDSVLQASPEERRGFVEEAAGILKHRRRKEKTLRKLEAMQANLTRLSDLAGELRRQLKPLGRQAEIAREAATIAAVVRDARARLLADELAGLRSELAAHARSEQERHTERLVLQDQAESLRTRIAALEEQQRSEGVDEARSIAHGLERVQERLRSLYALTGQRLALLGEAADDQGLELTTVSQAMIDDVRAEIEEIAAGLGSAQDAAVEASRDVVRSRGELDALDADIAAQSALVSEHDMRLTALRGSAEAAASALTAVRAGVERQQRALDAALARRAEAEAELAGVGPDVVPEGSAAEFASAYERAQRDATDAEAAVGLLRERLHAAERESESLAAQTTALGRALDVRNAAAELVARGGSGIRGLLGDSIKVTPGYESAIAAALGPLAEGVLVDSRDDAFTVAHTVSGGDLGVVDIAIALAQAPAPAFPSTAGVVPARDVVTAPDGVLGILSHVVVAEDLEAARAAGRSLAAADLGGPVTIVTRAGEVYTEYTLRSGSGQGRSRLELAAERDAAAERRSEIVMVADSLREALADEVRGLEDSRQRTKSALASLREHDAALAAHAEKANRATVRHEAAIADCERLAIGLAQAAAAVDEAERAVDAAEERLMRAREAPRPILDASAREGMLAELEAARDAEMRARLDVETLKERVRAGEARVVQLERQRERERAAAAEAARRAVLRRAQREIAAGVAAQLPAVLDSVDRSVSLARVQLASAESARTAVSTELADLRRQETTIRDRLSGLTESVHGLELQIHEKRLHVSSLLERVASELGLDENILLSEYGPDQPVPSAVSVAEAEAEAEAEAEAEVETEAETEAEGKEGRADASAATSVPFDRAQQRRRLQDAERKLAQLGRVNPLALEEFAALEQRHKFLVEQLADLTQTRSDLLTIIDELDERMQTIFLAAFEDTRVAFGEVFPVLFPGGTGSISLTNPGDPLTTGIEVSVRPVGKKIERLSLLSGGERSLAAVALLVAIFMARPSPFYILDEVEAALDDANLGRLLGVFERLRESSQLIVITHQKRTMEIADALYGVSMRQDGVSAVVGQRVGERASA from the coding sequence ATGCACCTGAAGAGCTTGACGCTCAAAGGGTTCAAGTCGTTCGCCCAGCCGACGACCTTCGCCTTCGAGCAGGGCGTGACCTGCATCGTCGGCCCGAACGGCTCGGGCAAGTCGAACGTGGTCGACGCGCTCGCATGGGTGATGGGTGAGCAAGGAGCCAAGACTCTACGCGGCGGCAAGATGGAAGACGTCATCTTCGCCGGTACCGCGACGCGAGGACCACTCGGCCGGGCCGAAGTCCAACTGACGATCGACAACGGCGACGGCGCCCTGCCGATCGACTACTCCGAGGTCACCATCAGCCGGACGCTGTTCCGCAACGGGGCCAGCGAATACGCGATCAACGGCGGCGTGTGCCGGCTGCTGGACGTGCAGGAGCTGCTGAGCGACTCCGGGCTGGGCCGGGAGATGCACGTCATCGTCGGTCAGGGTCGGCTCGACAGCGTGCTGCAGGCATCTCCGGAGGAACGCCGCGGTTTCGTCGAAGAGGCGGCCGGCATCCTCAAGCACCGCCGCCGCAAAGAGAAGACCCTCCGCAAGCTCGAGGCGATGCAGGCGAACCTGACGCGCCTCAGCGACCTTGCCGGCGAGCTGCGCCGCCAGCTCAAGCCGCTCGGCCGGCAGGCCGAGATCGCCCGGGAGGCGGCGACCATCGCCGCCGTCGTGCGGGACGCCCGTGCGCGGCTGCTCGCCGATGAGCTGGCCGGTCTGCGGTCGGAGCTGGCCGCCCATGCGCGCAGCGAGCAGGAGCGGCACACCGAGCGGCTGGTGCTGCAGGATCAGGCGGAGAGCCTGCGCACCCGCATCGCCGCACTGGAGGAGCAGCAGCGATCCGAAGGAGTGGACGAAGCGCGCAGCATCGCCCACGGTCTGGAGCGTGTCCAGGAGCGCTTGCGCAGCCTCTACGCCCTGACCGGGCAGAGGCTCGCCCTTCTCGGCGAGGCCGCGGACGATCAGGGTCTGGAGCTCACGACGGTCTCGCAGGCGATGATCGACGATGTCCGGGCAGAGATCGAAGAGATCGCCGCGGGGCTGGGCTCTGCCCAGGATGCGGCGGTCGAGGCATCGCGCGATGTCGTGCGCTCACGCGGCGAACTGGATGCGCTCGACGCGGACATCGCTGCCCAGAGTGCGCTGGTCTCGGAGCACGACATGCGACTGACCGCCTTGCGCGGCTCGGCGGAGGCCGCCGCGTCGGCGCTGACCGCGGTGCGCGCCGGCGTGGAACGCCAGCAGCGGGCGCTGGATGCCGCGCTGGCCCGTCGCGCCGAAGCCGAGGCCGAGCTGGCCGGCGTCGGTCCCGACGTGGTTCCCGAAGGTTCCGCCGCCGAGTTCGCCTCTGCGTACGAGCGCGCCCAGCGGGACGCGACGGATGCCGAAGCCGCCGTCGGTCTTCTCCGCGAGCGACTGCATGCCGCGGAGCGGGAGAGCGAATCCCTTGCCGCTCAGACCACCGCCCTCGGTCGCGCCCTGGATGTCCGCAACGCCGCGGCAGAGCTCGTCGCGCGCGGCGGCTCGGGTATCCGTGGCCTGCTCGGAGACTCCATCAAGGTCACGCCCGGGTACGAGTCGGCGATCGCCGCCGCGCTGGGCCCGTTGGCCGAAGGCGTGCTCGTGGACAGCCGCGACGATGCGTTCACGGTCGCCCACACGGTCAGCGGCGGCGACCTCGGCGTCGTGGACATCGCCATCGCCCTTGCACAGGCGCCGGCGCCGGCCTTTCCGTCGACGGCGGGCGTCGTTCCGGCCCGGGACGTCGTCACCGCACCCGACGGGGTGCTCGGCATCCTGTCGCATGTCGTGGTCGCCGAGGATCTCGAGGCGGCCCGCGCGGCCGGGCGCTCTCTCGCCGCCGCCGACCTCGGTGGCCCCGTCACGATCGTGACGCGCGCCGGTGAGGTCTACACCGAGTACACGCTGCGCTCCGGTTCGGGACAGGGTCGTTCCCGGCTCGAACTGGCGGCCGAGCGGGATGCCGCGGCGGAGCGCCGGAGCGAGATCGTGATGGTCGCCGACTCACTGCGTGAGGCCCTGGCTGACGAAGTGCGTGGGCTGGAAGACTCCCGGCAGCGCACGAAGTCGGCGCTCGCCTCCCTTCGGGAGCACGATGCCGCACTGGCCGCGCACGCGGAGAAGGCCAACCGGGCCACCGTCCGGCACGAGGCTGCCATCGCCGACTGCGAACGCCTGGCCATCGGTCTTGCGCAGGCCGCGGCGGCCGTCGACGAGGCCGAGCGCGCGGTGGACGCGGCCGAGGAGCGACTGATGCGTGCCCGTGAGGCGCCGCGCCCGATCCTCGACGCGTCCGCCCGCGAGGGCATGCTCGCCGAGCTCGAAGCTGCCCGGGACGCGGAGATGCGCGCGCGCCTGGATGTCGAGACGCTCAAAGAGCGGGTTCGCGCGGGCGAGGCGCGGGTGGTGCAGCTCGAACGGCAGCGCGAGCGGGAGCGTGCCGCGGCGGCCGAGGCCGCGCGGCGTGCGGTTCTGCGGCGGGCGCAGCGCGAGATCGCCGCCGGTGTGGCCGCCCAGTTGCCCGCAGTGCTGGATTCGGTCGACCGCTCCGTCAGCCTCGCGCGGGTCCAGCTCGCGTCGGCCGAATCGGCTCGCACCGCGGTCAGCACCGAGCTGGCCGACCTGCGGCGACAGGAGACAACGATCCGTGATCGACTGTCCGGTCTGACCGAGAGCGTGCACGGACTGGAACTGCAGATTCACGAGAAGCGGCTGCACGTCTCGAGCCTGCTCGAGCGCGTCGCGTCAGAGCTCGGCCTCGATGAAAATATTCTCCTTTCGGAATATGGCCCGGATCAACCGGTTCCGAGTGCCGTGAGCGTGGCTGAGGCTGAGGCTGAGGCTGAGGCTGAGGCTGAGGCTGAGGTTGAGACTGAGGCTGAGACTGAGGCGGAAGGGAAAGAGGGACGGGCCGATGCCTCCGCAGCAACATCCGTCCCGTTCGATCGTGCTCAGCAGCGCCGCCGACTGCAAGACGCGGAACGCAAGCTTGCGCAGCTCGGGCGCGTGAACCCGCTCGCGCTGGAGGAGTTCGCCGCACTCGAGCAGCGCCACAAGTTCCTCGTCGAGCAGCTCGCGGATCTGACACAGACCCGCTCGGACCTGCTCACGATCATCGACGAGCTGGACGAGCGGATGCAGACGATATTCCTGGCGGCGTTCGAGGACACGCGGGTGGCGTTCGGTGAGGTGTTTCCGGTCCTGTTCCCGGGCGGCACAGGCAGCATCAGCCTGACCAATCCGGGCGATCCGCTGACGACCGGCATCGAGGTATCCGTGCGGCCCGTCGGCAAGAAGATCGAACGTCTCTCGCTGCTTTCCGGCGGCGAGCGGTCACTCGCGGCCGTCGCGCTGCTGGTGGCCATCTTCATGGCACGCCCGAGCCCGTTCTACATCCTCGACGAGGTGGAAGCCGCGCTCGACGACGCGAATCTCGGTCGCTTGCTGGGCGTCTTCGAACGGCTGCGCGAGAGCAGCCAGCTCATCGTCATCACTCACCAGAAGCGCACCATGGAGATCGCCGACGCGCTCTACGGCGTCTCGATGCGTCAGGACGGCGTGTCGGCGGTCGTCGGTCAGCGCGTGGGCGAGCGCGCCTCGGCCTAG
- a CDS encoding GNAT family N-acetyltransferase has product MITAPVDVALRPLTIPTTIDAPDAADFVEMVRLRNLIYREISGHDDHRIAPDELLPHYQPDPYQERRCWLVQVDGRYVGRVGIDFPLEGGSRNAFWLIELLHEVWGRGIGAAAYAHVEDVARRSGRSVLQSWAEHPEAPGPRLEPPTGFGSIPRDHIARFFARHGYTLEQVERSSAFDLHGSFEKVERLLADSTAPSTAYRLVRWFAPTPPEFADGYAWMKSRMITDAPAANLEFDEEVWDAARVARHDSLYTAAGRTLQVTAAQHVATGELCAFNELVIGKDRTEASSQEDTLVLKEHRGHKLGTLVKCAGLLSWREVAPESPRVITYNAEENRPMLDINEAIGFAPIAYEGAWKKVLE; this is encoded by the coding sequence ATGATCACCGCACCCGTCGACGTCGCATTGCGTCCGCTGACGATCCCGACGACGATCGATGCGCCGGATGCCGCCGACTTCGTGGAGATGGTCCGTCTGCGCAACCTCATCTATCGCGAGATCTCCGGCCACGACGATCACCGCATCGCACCCGATGAACTGCTCCCCCACTATCAGCCTGATCCTTATCAGGAACGGCGCTGTTGGCTGGTCCAGGTCGACGGCCGGTACGTCGGGCGCGTCGGTATCGATTTCCCCTTGGAAGGCGGATCGCGCAACGCGTTCTGGCTCATCGAACTCCTCCACGAAGTGTGGGGCCGCGGCATCGGCGCGGCGGCGTACGCGCACGTCGAAGATGTTGCGCGACGCTCCGGGCGCAGCGTTCTGCAGTCCTGGGCGGAGCATCCCGAAGCTCCCGGCCCGCGGCTGGAACCGCCCACCGGCTTCGGATCGATCCCGCGCGACCACATCGCGCGGTTCTTCGCTCGCCACGGCTACACGCTCGAACAGGTGGAGCGCAGCAGCGCGTTCGACCTGCACGGATCGTTCGAGAAGGTCGAGCGGCTGCTCGCCGACTCGACCGCCCCGTCGACCGCCTACCGGCTGGTGCGGTGGTTCGCACCGACCCCACCGGAGTTCGCTGATGGATACGCGTGGATGAAGTCGCGCATGATCACGGACGCCCCCGCCGCGAACCTCGAATTCGATGAGGAGGTCTGGGACGCCGCGCGCGTCGCTCGGCATGACTCGCTCTACACGGCGGCGGGCCGCACGCTGCAGGTGACGGCCGCGCAGCACGTCGCGACGGGTGAGCTGTGCGCCTTCAACGAGCTGGTCATCGGCAAGGACCGTACGGAGGCCTCCAGTCAGGAGGACACGCTGGTGCTGAAGGAGCATCGCGGTCACAAGCTGGGCACGCTCGTCAAGTGCGCCGGCCTGCTGTCCTGGCGCGAGGTCGCGCCGGAGTCCCCCCGAGTCATCACCTACAACGCGGAGGAGAATCGCCCGATGCTGGATATCAACGAGGCGATCGGCTTCGCGCCGATCGCGTACGAGGGTGCGTGGAAGAAGGTCCTGGAATGA